Proteins from a genomic interval of Bradyrhizobium sp. CCGB01:
- the ftsZ gene encoding cell division protein FtsZ → MTGTTDIREMKARIVVFGVGGAGGNAVNNMITAGLEGVDFVVANTDAQALAMSKAPRLIQLGTQVTAGLGAGSQPELGRAAAEEAIDTIREHLVGAHMVFVTAGMGGGTGTGAAPIIARTARELGILTIGVVTKPFYFEGQRRMRFAEAGIEELLKTVDTLLIIPNQNLFRVASNKTTFADAFALADQVLYSGVACISDLIVKEGLINLDFADVLSVMREKGKAMMGRGEASGEKRVLAAAVAAISNPLIENPSIKRASGLIISITGGRDLMLFEVDEAATRIRDEADPDANIIVGASFDESLEGIVRVSVVATGIDNVDPALQTPVAETSLTQLAGKLRNDSRRIADRIERSAPLPQVDSPPLRPAAGGPAGQPARPNPDYARQAAAQPLDPYGRSAPRNVADESLLDIPAFLRRAAN, encoded by the coding sequence ATGACTGGCACTACAGATATTCGCGAGATGAAGGCGCGCATCGTCGTGTTCGGGGTCGGCGGCGCCGGCGGCAATGCCGTCAACAACATGATCACGGCCGGGCTGGAAGGGGTCGACTTCGTCGTCGCCAACACCGACGCGCAGGCGCTTGCGATGTCGAAGGCGCCGCGCCTCATCCAGCTGGGCACCCAGGTGACCGCAGGCCTCGGCGCCGGCTCGCAACCCGAACTGGGACGCGCCGCGGCCGAGGAGGCGATCGACACGATCCGCGAACATCTGGTCGGCGCGCACATGGTGTTCGTGACGGCCGGCATGGGCGGCGGCACCGGCACCGGGGCCGCCCCCATCATCGCCAGGACCGCGCGGGAGCTCGGCATCCTCACGATCGGCGTGGTCACCAAGCCGTTCTACTTCGAGGGCCAGCGCCGCATGCGCTTTGCCGAAGCCGGCATCGAGGAGCTGCTGAAGACGGTCGACACGCTTCTGATCATCCCGAACCAGAACCTGTTCCGGGTCGCCAGCAACAAGACCACGTTCGCCGATGCCTTTGCCCTTGCCGACCAGGTGCTTTATTCGGGCGTCGCCTGCATCAGCGACCTCATCGTCAAGGAAGGCCTGATCAACCTCGATTTTGCCGACGTGCTCTCCGTGATGCGCGAGAAGGGCAAGGCCATGATGGGACGGGGCGAGGCGTCCGGCGAGAAACGCGTGCTCGCAGCCGCCGTGGCCGCAATTTCCAATCCGCTGATCGAGAACCCCTCGATCAAGCGTGCCAGCGGCCTCATCATCTCCATCACCGGCGGCCGGGATCTCATGCTGTTCGAGGTCGACGAAGCCGCCACCCGCATTCGCGACGAGGCCGACCCGGACGCCAACATCATCGTCGGCGCGTCGTTCGACGAAAGCCTCGAAGGCATCGTCCGCGTCTCGGTGGTGGCGACCGGCATCGACAATGTCGACCCGGCGCTGCAGACGCCAGTGGCGGAAACCTCGCTCACGCAGCTCGCCGGCAAGCTGCGCAACGACAGCCGCCGCATCGCCGATCGCATCGAGCGCAGTGCGCCGCTTCCGCAGGTGGACAGCCCGCCGCTTCGCCCGGCGGCCGGCGGGCCCGCAGGCCAACCGGCAAGGCCGAATCCGGACTATGCGCGCCAGGCTGCTGCCCAGCCGCTCGATCCCTACGGCCGCTCGGCTCCGCGCAACGTGGCCGACGAAAGCCTGCTCGATATCCCGGCCTTCCTGCGCCGCGCCGCCAACTGA